GGGATCGCCGAGATGGGCAAGTTCCCAGTCCAGCACCGCGCGCAATCCGTCAGCGCCGATGATGAGATTGCCGTTGCGGAAATCGCCGTGCACCAGCGTGACCTCGGCCGAGGGACCGGGATCGTGGTCGCGTAGCCAGCGCAGTGCCAGCGCGAACACGGGCTTGGGCCAGTCGAGGCTGCGATAGTCGCGCTCGAACTCGTCGATCTCCTTTGCCGCCGTCATGCGCCGCAGTTCGGGCAGCTTCGCAAGCGGCAGCCTGTGCAAGCCGGCGAGCACGCCCCCGAGCTGCCGCGCGAGCATGGGCCGCGCTGAGGCGAACTCGTCATCGCGCAGAATCTTGCGCGCGATGGTTTCGCCCTCGACACGCTGCACGACGAAGCCGGTGCCGAGATCGTCCTCGGGCTCCAAGACATGCAGCACGCGCGGCGACGGCAGGCCGGCCTCGAACGCGAGCTGCATGAGGCTGGCTTCAGCGGTAAGGCCCGCGGCGCGCGAGGGCGCGGCGCCATAGCCCTTGGGCGCGCGGCGCAGGACCGCGCCGATGGTGCCGTCCGGATGCGCGATGTCGAAGCGCCAGGTTTCCTGGCTGGCGCCCCCGGACAGCTTTGTCGCGCCGGTTGCGCCGGTTGCGCCCGGGCACCAGCGCGCGACGCTGCGCGAAAGCTCCGCCTCGATCATTTGCCTTTGAATTTGGCCGGCCGCTTCTCGAGGAAGGCGCCGACGCCCTCGCGAAAATCCTCGGTGTCACCCGCACGCAGCTGGCATTGGAATTCGAGGTTAAGCTGCTCCTCGAAGGAGTTTTCCGGACTGTCCCAATAGAGCTTGCGGATCAGCGACAGTGCGACCGTCGGTCCGTTGGCGAGCTCATGCGCGAGTTTCATCGCCTCCTCCATCAGCGCACCGTCGTCATAGACGCGGTTGACGAGGCCCCATTCCAGAGCCTTTTCGGCCGGCAGCCGCTCACCCATCAGCGACAGCTCGATGGAGCGCGCCTTGCCGACGAGGCGCGGCAACAGCCAGGTCGAGCCGCAATCGGGCACGAGGCCGATGCGGCGGAAGGCTTGCAGGAAGTACGCCGAGCGCGCGCACAGGATCATGTCGCCGAGCAGCGCAAAGCTCATGCCGGCGCCGGCAGCCGGCCCGTTGACCGCAGTGACGATCGGGCAGTGCAGATTGCGGATCCGCCGCAGGAACGGGTGAAAGCCGGTCTCCAGTGTCAGGCCGGCCTTGATCTTCTTCGACTGATCGTTGCGGCCCTGCAAGTTCGCGCCGGTGCAGAACGCGCGCCCCGCGCCGGTCAGCACCACGCAGCGGACATCGCCCTTCCGCTCCTCGATCTCGTCGAGCGCCTCAGCGAGCCCGCCCAGCATGTCCACCGAGACGGCGTTCATGACCTCCTGGTGATCGAGCTTGAGAATGGCGACCGGCCCGTCGAAATCGAGCGTGACGTGTTTGAACTGCATGCTTTCCTCACCCGCGTTGCGGCCCTGCGATGTTCCGCAGACCGGAATTGCCTTTCGTCGGGGCGCATATTTGATTTTTGCCGGCGGCTTGTCCATGGTGATCGGGACATAGCGGACAATCTTGTGCGCACAGGCTGATGCGCGTCATGCCAACAACAGCGGGGAAACACCCATGACCATTTTCGATCTCACCGGCCGCGCCGCCGTGATCACCGGCGGCAATGGCGGTATCGGGCTCGGCATCGCGCAGGCGCTCGCCGCGCAAGGCTGCAACGTCTCGATCTGGGGCCGCAATGCCGAGAAGAACAAGGCTGCCGCCGCCAGCATGGCCGGCTTTCCCGGCAAGGTCGATGCCCGCGTCTGCGACGTCACCGATCCTGCGTCGGTGAATGCGGCGATGGAGGCGACGCTCGACACGTTCGGCCGGGTCGATGGCTGCTTCGCCAATGCCGGCATCGGCGGCGGCGGCAGGCGCTCCTTCGTCGAGCGAACCGAGGAGGAATGGCGCACGATGTTTTCGACCAACCTCGACGGCGTATTCCACGCCTTCCAGGCCGCCGCCAGACACATGACTGAGCGCGCCAACGCCGGCGATCCCTTCGGCCGGCTGGTTGCGACCTCGAGCCTCGCCTCGATCTTCGGCACCGCGCGCAACGAGCACTATGCTGCGACCAAGGCCGCGATCAACGCGCTGGTGCGCGCGCTCGGCGTCGAGCTCGCGCGCTACGGCGTCACGGCGAACGCGATCCTGCCGGGCTGGATCAAGAGCGACATGACGTCGGGCCTCATGGCCAACGATAAATTCGTCGCCAACGTCATGCCGCGGATTCCGCAGCGGCGTTTTGGCGAACCATCCGATTTCGGCGGCATCGCGGTGTATCTGATGAGCAAGGCATCGTCCTATCACACCGCGGACACGTTCGTGATCGACGGCGGGTACACCGCGTTCTGAGGGCTTTTGCAGGGTGGACAAAGGCGCTCTTTCGCCCTGCCCACCTCGTCTCGAACTGGTGGGCACGCTTCGCTTTGCCCACTCTACGATTTCAAACCGGGGGAGGAAGCAAACCATGTTCTCGCACGGGATGATCGGCACCAACGATCTGGACAAGGCCAAGGCGTTCTACGACAAGCTGCTGGCGACCCTCGAGGTTCGGCCTGCACGCGTCGACGGCCATCGCATTTTCTACATCACCAGGACCGGCGTGTTCTCCGT
This genomic interval from Bradyrhizobium sp. CB82 contains the following:
- a CDS encoding enoyl-CoA hydratase/isomerase; protein product: MQFKHVTLDFDGPVAILKLDHQEVMNAVSVDMLGGLAEALDEIEERKGDVRCVVLTGAGRAFCTGANLQGRNDQSKKIKAGLTLETGFHPFLRRIRNLHCPIVTAVNGPAAGAGMSFALLGDMILCARSAYFLQAFRRIGLVPDCGSTWLLPRLVGKARSIELSLMGERLPAEKALEWGLVNRVYDDGALMEEAMKLAHELANGPTVALSLIRKLYWDSPENSFEEQLNLEFQCQLRAGDTEDFREGVGAFLEKRPAKFKGK
- a CDS encoding SDR family oxidoreductase, which encodes MTIFDLTGRAAVITGGNGGIGLGIAQALAAQGCNVSIWGRNAEKNKAAAASMAGFPGKVDARVCDVTDPASVNAAMEATLDTFGRVDGCFANAGIGGGGRRSFVERTEEEWRTMFSTNLDGVFHAFQAAARHMTERANAGDPFGRLVATSSLASIFGTARNEHYAATKAAINALVRALGVELARYGVTANAILPGWIKSDMTSGLMANDKFVANVMPRIPQRRFGEPSDFGGIAVYLMSKASSYHTADTFVIDGGYTAF
- a CDS encoding phosphotransferase family protein encodes the protein MIEAELSRSVARWCPGATGATGATKLSGGASQETWRFDIAHPDGTIGAVLRRAPKGYGAAPSRAAGLTAEASLMQLAFEAGLPSPRVLHVLEPEDDLGTGFVVQRVEGETIARKILRDDEFASARPMLARQLGGVLAGLHRLPLAKLPELRRMTAAKEIDEFERDYRSLDWPKPVFALALRWLRDHDPGPSAEVTLVHGDFRNGNLIIGADGLRAVLDWELAHLGDPMEDLGWLCVNSWRFGEIDKPVGGFGSREELFAGYEAAGRKVDPARVKFWEVMGTLRWGIMCCGMMQRFRTGPDHSMERAMIGRRASETEIDLLRLLAPRGS